One Stratiformator vulcanicus genomic window, CCTAGTTGTTTGCTGATTCAGAGTTGCGACTGGGCGGCTGTACAATCTGCGGTCGCGTCCCGTCCGTCGCGATCCGGAGCCAGATCGGCACTGTTGTAGCTCACGCTGGAAAATTCGCTTGCATCGATCCGATGCCGACCAATGATCGAGGAAGATTTCGACCGCCTGCACGTTCGCCAAATTCATGCAAGACTCGTCAAGTCACGTTGGCCATCGCGCCTTCCGCAGCCTCTGTCTGACGGGACTGTTCGTCTGGTGGGCGCTCTGCGCCGTCGCGACCCATATGCCGTTGCCAGACGGCCCCGGCGGTCCCGATATTCCCAATCTGGACAAGGTCGTCCATCTTGTCATGTATAGCGGACTGGCGTTGCTGTTTATTGGAGCGATCGGCGGCTTGCGGCCTCCGACGACTCGAAATTACATCATGACCGCACTCGTGTTGGCGGCTTACGGGATTGTCGACGAACTAACGCAAATTCCTGTCGGTCGAACCGCCGACCCGATCGACTGGCTGGCCGACCTTTGCGGAATCGCCGCCGGGTTATTGATCGCCCGATACGGATTCGCAGCGCTAGCGCCGGCCGAAGCGTAACGATCTGCGGAGCGCTCCCTACCGGTCGCGGCGAAACGGATAAGCAATCGCTACTCGCCTTGGCCCAGTGAGTAGCCGCGTTCCCCGTCGAACATGCAGAGGTGCTCAGTCTTGATGAAGTCGAGACCGGCCTCTTCGCATCGGTTCAAAAGACCAATGATCTGCTTGTGCGTCACCGGACTGTCTTTCTCCGCGGCATCCGAGATGAAGCGGCAACGCCAGTGATCGGTGCAGAAGGTTTCGGGGAAACCACCGGGCCAAACTTTGACCCCGCGATTCGTGATCATTTTGATCTTAATGCCGTCTGAGGAAACCTCTTCGAGCTTCTTGCCCAGTTCCTCCGGCGTGCAGGTGGGGTCGTCGATGAAGACGTCGACGCCGACCAGTTCCTTCTTCTCGTTGGTGCGGGGGCTTGGCTTGATCTCGCCCAGTCCGGCTGCTTCCCTCGGGTAACGCTTCACCGTCAGCGTTTCGGGTTCTTGTCCGAGCCGCGCGACGACCGCTTCGGCAAACTCTTTTGTGCCGACTTTTTCTTTGCTGTGGCTGTCGGTGTAAATGTCGTACGTGTGGATGCCATCTTCGATCGTCTTGAGCCACGCGTTGTGGATGCGTTCGGCGATATCCTGCTGGCCGAGATAGACGAGCATCTGAATGCCGCCATGCAGCAGGCCGGTCGGGTTGGCCAGATTCTGTCCCGCGCGACGCGGCGCTGAACCGTGAATCGCTTCGAACATCGCGAACCCGTCGCCGATATTCGCCGAACCCGCCAGGCCGACCGAACCGGTGATTTGAGCGGCGACGTCGGAAAGGATGTCGCCGTACAGGTTCGGCATAATGATGACATCGAACTTCTCGGGCGTATCGGCGAGCTTGGCGGCCCCGATATCGACGATCCAGTGTTCGTTTTCGATGTCCGGATAATCGGCAGCGACTTCGTCAAAGACCTTATGAAACAGACCATCGGTCAGTTTCATGATGTTGTCTTTGGTGAAGCACGACACCTTGCTGCGGCCATTGGCCTTGGCGTATTCGAATCCGAATCGGCAAATCTTTTCGCAGCCGGGGCGCGAGATCAGTTTGAGGCACTGCGTGACCTCGCGGGTCTGCTGGTGCTCGATGCCGGCGTAGGTGTCCTCTTCGTTCTCCCGAACGATCACCACGTCCATCACCGGATGCTTCGTCTCAACGAAGGGGTGGTATGACGCACAGGGTCGGATATTGGCGTAAAGGCCGAGCGTCTTACGGATCGTGACGTTGAGGCTTTTGAAGCCGCCCCCCTGCGGGGTCGTGATCGGGGCCTTGTAGAACACCTTGGTGCGACGCAGCGAATCCCAGGCAGAGGGCTCGATGCCGGAGGTATGGCCGCTTGAGTAGACCTGTTCGCCGATCTGAATTTCTTCAATATCGAGCCGCGCCCCGGCCTCCTTCAGGATATGAAGGCTCGCATCCATGATTTCCGGGCCGATGCCGTCGCCTTTGGCTACGGTAATGGGACAAGCTTCGCTCACAGGTCAATTCCTCTCAGTGATGTCGAACAATTATCATTTTCAAATCGATCACGTCGGCGACGGCGTAACCGGTCGAGCCAGTTTCGTCGGACGCAGACAATACCACAAGACTGCGGGCAACTCACGCGTCGGGATCGCGTTCGATTTCAGCATGTG contains:
- a CDS encoding VanZ family protein is translated as MQDSSSHVGHRAFRSLCLTGLFVWWALCAVATHMPLPDGPGGPDIPNLDKVVHLVMYSGLALLFIGAIGGLRPPTTRNYIMTALVLAAYGIVDELTQIPVGRTADPIDWLADLCGIAAGLLIARYGFAALAPAEA
- a CDS encoding NADP-dependent isocitrate dehydrogenase; protein product: MDASLHILKEAGARLDIEEIQIGEQVYSSGHTSGIEPSAWDSLRRTKVFYKAPITTPQGGGFKSLNVTIRKTLGLYANIRPCASYHPFVETKHPVMDVVIVRENEEDTYAGIEHQQTREVTQCLKLISRPGCEKICRFGFEYAKANGRSKVSCFTKDNIMKLTDGLFHKVFDEVAADYPDIENEHWIVDIGAAKLADTPEKFDVIIMPNLYGDILSDVAAQITGSVGLAGSANIGDGFAMFEAIHGSAPRRAGQNLANPTGLLHGGIQMLVYLGQQDIAERIHNAWLKTIEDGIHTYDIYTDSHSKEKVGTKEFAEAVVARLGQEPETLTVKRYPREAAGLGEIKPSPRTNEKKELVGVDVFIDDPTCTPEELGKKLEEVSSDGIKIKMITNRGVKVWPGGFPETFCTDHWRCRFISDAAEKDSPVTHKQIIGLLNRCEEAGLDFIKTEHLCMFDGERGYSLGQGE